In Pseudochaenichthys georgianus unplaced genomic scaffold, fPseGeo1.2 scaffold_1596_arrow_ctg1, whole genome shotgun sequence, the genomic window CATCCTGTGGGTGTTGGCGATGGTATATGTTGTCTGGTTCCCCCGCAGACTCTTCCCTTTTTTTATTAAAGACAGGTAAAGCAACCGTACAGCAATTTCCAAACAACACACAAGTTGGTCAAAGGTCTTTGTTTCTGTCTTTATTCATCTCCATGTGTTACTATGGACTCACAGACACAAAGCTGAATAATCCTTTAAtaagacaaaaaaaaacaatgagAGTTCGTTTATGAGGCACGCCACTGTGAAACACAACCTGTACTGTCGTGCAGCCTGTTTGACAGCATCAACTGGAGTCACAAAGAAACAATGTGGAGCTGCAGTCTGCACCTGAAAGTGACATATCGGGACTCTTGCTATTGTAGAGAAAAAAAGCTCCACCCAACCTGTGTAAATATTTCACAACAAGGTAGAGAAAGATGACTGACATTTTGATGAGCATATGAAAAGAATCGCACAGACCTGTTTCGAGAATGTCCAGTTTTTCAAAGTCATGGGTTAGTCCTCCTGAATGAAAGATAACTAAACGATCCCACCAGAAACAGTCACAGAGGTACCAGTGGTCAGAGGGCACCTTTTGCCACTTTCTCTGTAAAGCAGGCAGCTGTTTCAGTGAAAAAGCTCTAAATACTCATTGTACAGTATACCTTCTCGACACCAAACAACAGATATGCAAAGCTAGCAACTAGCCGGTGAACAAAGTGGAAGATTGAGTGGCCGGTGAACCAGATAGTTCCCTCTGGAGTTAGAAGAGACCAAAACAAAGCAAATATTGGTCTTATGATAACCAGACCCTTAACTACTGGGTGTGTAAATAAGTAACAGTTTGTTAACAAGGTAACCAAACAAACTTTGAAATTGTTGATATGGCAAGTTTATGTTCACACCCCCTAACCCCAAAAATCACTTATTGCAGCTTTAAGGAAACAGAACCTTTTAATTTTAAATATTTTGGATAGTTGTGCAGAGGAATTTGAACATATTTCTGCTGTAAGTCATTTCTGAAGCTAAAATTCGGGTGTTTTTTTTATCAACAGCAGCGCATAAGAGTTGTCGTTTATGCAGAACTTCACTTGAAGATACGCTAATTATTTAACCATTTAAACCTTTGACATGCAActtgtgtgtgttctctgtctgttcattCACAGGTCCACATTTTCAAACCTTGTCCTGGTGATTACTATCGTCTCCACGCTGTCATCCTTTGTCAAACCTACAGCCAACGCCTACGTTTTAAACTGCTTTGGCATTCATATGGTTTACATGCTGGCTGTTGAGATGAAATGGTATGTAAACTGTGGTGCTTTTTAAGCATCTGTCACTGGTTTGGATGCAGCGTTGATTTGTTATGATAACCAGTGTTATCTCTCCCTCAGCTGCACTGACCAGAAGGCTTTGCGTCTCTGCAAGGTGTCGGTGGCTCTGTGGGTGCTCGCTGTCTCCTGCTGGATTAGTGACCGCTTTGGATGCAGCTTTTGGCAGACTCTGAATTTCTGCTACCTGCACGGTATCTGGTAAGTCCTGGCTTACTTGTCTTCTTTTCTTGTGCTTTCCTTTCCttaactttattttattttgaaatgtttccTTTGCAAATACATTCAGTAAAAAACGTACCACCACCTGAACATTTACGACCAAAAACACATCTGCAAAAAACATACTGACAATATctttaattaaacaaaaaaagattCTTTTCAAATTTTAATATTTGAAAAAATCAACAGTGACTTAAAGCAGATATACCTGTATTTCACATTTTATTAAGCCACCACCTTCCCTAAACCCTTCATAAAACTACAGTGTTACCTTAGATGTTGGACACAAAATGCACATGTCGCTTTAATGAACACTGCTAATTCATTGTTTGGTGTAAATGTAGCTAATTATTCACTGTATAAAGTTATCTGAGGACATTATCCACTCAGCAAATTAAGTTTAATGAATACAATTAAGTAGTATGCCAACATTATTTCTAAGATAAaggattgttttttttttttcttaatgcatgCTCGTGTGTATTGATCTTCATTATCTGTTTCCTGCAGGCACATTCTGATAGTGATAGCAGTGGCCTATGGCACCACCCTGATAGCTTACCTTGATGCCAGCTATGAGATCCCGTACTCTCTGCCGGTACTGCAGTACTGGCCCTGCGATAGATGGGCTGTTGGAATACCTCACATTGTCCTGAAGGGCACGACCAAAACACAGAAACGGTGCTAACAAAGTCATGTGTAACGTCGGCAGCACATCTGCATTAGCACACTTCATGTGTTCATAGAAGCTTCTTACCTCAAAGACACAATCTGTGAGGAAATAGTCGCATAGAATAATGATAACATAGGATTATGACTAGATCACATAAGATTGTTTTCTGATTCCGTTAAAAGATTGTTTACACTAGCTGGATTACCAAATGGGCCTACTGGGGTCCGAGTTGGGTTGAGTTATGCAGGTGTTAACAGAACTCATTTGCACATTAACGTCTGAAAACAAAGATATGTATATACCTTGCCAGTATAAGAAAGTGCTAAAAATATTTGTGTTGATAATGAAAAGGGGAAGCTTGAGAGAAAAGTGATAAATGATGCACTATATACATTTTTTGAGATCGAACTGTGTTTTATGTCTTTGCCAAGAGGCCCATTGTTTAATATGCCCTCTATTTTTTACATTAATAATCATTGTCGACACAAGGCTATTGCAATTCTTAATCTATGAGACACACAAAGTATTTTTGTATAATCTACAGCATGTTTCAGAGtttaaataaattatatttgaaataaaacattatttatatGTATCTAATGATGAATAATTTTGATACTGAAGCACATTCGATGATTACTCCAATTGAAACTATatggaaaatataaaaacaaaaactgtTGTGAACAGACCTGGAGGATGTCTGGTGTTAAGAGTTGACTGATATATAACTTATTGATAGACATTTAGTGACTTAAAGACCATAAATTGTCTAATAAAGGAGAACATTTGAGAATTTGTATGTAAGTTTTGGAAGTTAAGAGTCTTTGGCAGTTGagcatttttgtttgtatataaatcaattGCTGTTATTTAATTTGAAGAAATTAATGCACATTTTATTCTTTACATGTTAACATTTTGTTAACATGGATACTATTATTCTTAAGCATGTGGTATTTTATGGTGGTTCCCAGAGGACCGGCATACACTGTCTTTGGAGCAGCATAACCTGAACTGAGTTGTTCAGGTTATGCTGATTATCTTTATCTGTTTATCTTTATGACATTAATTTGATTATTACTAACATTCAAGTCATATCTGTTTCTTGTTTCATTCAGGACCACAACAATCGCTTGCAAATATGTCATATTTGTTACTGAATCATAACTGAACTGCCTTTTCTTCTCTCTCAAAAAGCTCTTGATTTTGGGTTGTTTGAGAATATTCAGGTACATCAGGCCTCTGTTCACATGATCCTTCCTGAAGGATACAAAAGATGCAACAATAGAAAATGCACTCAGGCATTCTCTGGACCTCAATGCTTAAAAGTGACCTCCTGTGGGTGGTGAAGTATTCAAAAGCAGTCAGTGCTTTTTTATAAAAGTAATCCCTAGATGTAAATGGTGACGATATACAAAGAGGGGGGAAAAAGCTGAATTTCATTTCATATGATAAGATCTTAGAATCCTATATTTGTAACTTTTCACCACCTTGTCTATAGATAATAAGTAATAGCTTTACAGTTTGGGATCTCTAGATCAAATGTATTCCAACCAAGGGGTttggaaatatatatatttctggaATCACTAAAAATGTTCGGCTTCAGTGATGGCAATGTCAGTCAATTCACCACTTTGGATAGTTGACATTCGTGGTTGCCAGAGGAGGAATCCCCTGACTTTGAATCTACCCCCCCTGCCTGTTGAGGTTTTCACTTGTCACAACTGTGACATCAAAATCTAGTTAAGAGTCAGGCCGCCAGACAACAAATCCAAATTACTTTCATTTCACGATCGCCTGACTTTTTTTCTACTGCCACAAGAAGGTTGATATTTGTGGTTATGGGTGAAATATCTAAACAACGGTTTGATCCTCAGGTCAACATTTTAATTTGTCCAAAACTTTTTTGATGAATACGTTTCATGATAAATCCAATCAACCTCCACTCATGCTTATGGCTAAAATGACAAAGTAACCTGGTCGAcatttttctcagtttttctcAAAGGTTGGTAACCACTATATGTATTACTTCATTGATGTTATGTGCACAATTTTTAAGTTTAAATGAAGGCTTTGAAAGTCAAAGTATGCAATTTTGGGAGATCTTGGTTGATCATGATTTGCATGGATTTACACATTATTCTACAAGTTGGACTTGTTGATAACCATTTTTATGAATATTTACAATAAAACTCTTATATGTGTGAAACCTGTGCGACATggctttattttgtatttctccatctcttacattttgaaaaggAGGATTTAGAGGTTGACATCTCAATACCAGCGGTGGGACACCCTGGTGTCTGACGGCAAGGTGGGATTTCTTTAACTCACATTTGAGCCGCAGGGGAAGAAAAAGAGGCACGAGAGAGCGATGACCTTCTGTCCCATAGCTGAGGCCTGATAATCTCACATCAAAGTCTGAGCACCACAGAGACCTGACTGCAATGGACCCTCGCTCCCTGACTAAgattaaacattttttaaacagACATCATTTTTAGAAGCCATAATAAATGAATTTAGAGATACCAACTTTAAGAAAAAAGTTAACTCAAGGATGCACAATAAATGgcaattatttttatttgtgtaCAAGAAATATGACTTTTAGGGCACAAACAATATAGCTTCTCCAGCAGGTTTTCATGTATCGCTGGTAAACATTAAATACACATACAGAAATGTGCATGGTTTTACTAACACTGAAATTCAAATATGTACTTTTGTCCAGTCATGCAAATAGTATGTAGATGATCAAGGCAAAGTCTAAAACCACAAAAAGGGCCTGCATTCAAAATATAGTCAAATAGTTTGCAGAAAACAAGAAAACCACTTGCTGCAACtaatttaaatatataatttatataattGATAAATAAAGCTGTTCAAATATGGAAGTGTTGACTTTGAGTCATTACATTTCCCTCTGAAATTCAGTTGAGTACAACATTGcattaaatgtaaaaaactTCAGTCAAGTATCTTAAACTTGCAATTGAATACTATAATTGTGTATTAGTGAGCATTATGATTTTTATAAGAACAGCATTGGCTAGAGATCAATGATACATTGTGAACTTTTAAGGCAATTGTATTATTTTCCCATTAAAAAGTATACTTATTATTTATGAACATATGAACTGCAATGCATAGTAGGCCATAGTGCAAACATATATGAGGTGCAATCCCAGAATATTCACATTGTACAAAAAAGGAATAAAGTTGTAAGTTATAAGCGTCTTTGAAAATTATATTGATTTTGCATTTGCCAGACTAATAGCAATAGCTAAAATGTCAAAGCCATGTAATCGAACCCCGATTAATCAATTAGCATCATGTGCATTTTACAATTGAAACAGAGCCGTAGCCATTGGGACAGGCTCGCTGTCACTCGAGAAAACCAGCAGAAAATGCTTTAATTGTATTTGCAGCTCAGCGGCTGCCCCGCCTCCCGAGTGTAGTCACTGGTCTCTTTCAAGAGTGCTTCAATTTCCCGCTCCCTGATTGGCTGAGAGAGCTTTCTGTTTTGGTTGCCTGCCAGCAGCCGTCTGGAAGGGGAGGGGAGCCGTCTGCCTTCCGCTTCTGGGCTGGATTGACACACAATGAGGAGCAGAGGCTGGGGAGACGCTCCACAAACGCCGctgtaaataaatacaacaaTCACTGAGGCCAGAGAAACATGGAGAACCAGGTACAGTGGCTTTTGTGTCTCCTTGTGGAATCTGAACTTTTCACAGAGGAAACGGCAGCAGGCTGTTTGCTGGCATGGGCAGAATGAATCCTCTGTGCTGCTAGCCAGAAGAAAAAAATGGCTCCTGCTGCTAATGAACTCGTAGTTGTTTGGCTCTGGAGCTATGCTAGCTGGCCACTCATACATCGGTATTTACCGCTAGCTAGTTTCAGTCTACCCACACCATTCACCACCGCTGCATAGCTGTAGCACAACCAGGCACACAAAGAGATTTACACCTGGGGTTTATTCTGCCCTGCTGTGTTTTAAACACTCATGCACAGTGTTTAGCAGCATGCAGGGCAATGTGAGTCGAGGTTTTGTtgtagctaagctaagctagtcTACCTATCAGTAGAGTGTCGGCCGTTGGCTAAAGGCTAAGGAGCCGCTACAAGGCGCCGGGGAAAAGATTGGTCTCTCCAGGTTGGGCTGAGAGGCGGGGTGGTGTCTCCACTGCCAGCGGCCTGGAGCCTCGCATGCAAGGTTAATAAAGCCAGTGACGACTATGCAACTAATGTTTTATCATTGCATTATTTGCCAACAGTTGGTTTAATGTTTCCCACATTCTTGATTTGTAGATGCATGCAGCATGGTGGAAAAGCTGATCTGTGTGCAGTCATGATGACCACCCATGATTACAAAGCAAAGAGTATAAAACATAATTGTAAGGTCTCAGTGGTCTGCTTCTTTCACTGTAATACTATTGCATGCATGTTTAAACTTGCACAGTTAAGATTGATGTCATCCTAAAAAAACCGACATAATTTATTTTGCAGCAAACAGAAAAGGGGTAAACCAAATTACAAACTGCAAACTGTGAGGGAGATATTCTTTAAAAATAGGCCACTCTCTAAACGCCTGAGGTTATTCAGGACTATCTTTTAGAAggttaggacacacacacacacacagcacgcacacacacacacacacacacacacacacacacacacacacacacacacacacacacacacaccacacacacaccaccaccacacaccacacacacacacacacacacacacacacacacacacacacacaccacacacacacacacacacacacaacacacacggaTGACAGTGGCTCAGCTACTTTCTTGGAACTAGTCCCATTCAGCATTGGCCCCTTTGAAGTTTTAACTAGATCTGAGCATGTTCATCCAGAGGAGTCTTCTGCTACAAGTTGTAAGAATGGTGTAGTTGTACTGCTGTGGTGAATTTATCTTTGTATCATGTGACACATTTGCATAATATTTAATTTGTATCATGTATATATACAGTTTCATTGTTTATTGGTACATATAGCTAAAAGCTTTTACCTGTTTTAGTGAGGTGTTGATTTAACTTTATGGTCATTTTAGAGCCTGACGTTAGTATTGTATTGATTTGTACCAAAAGGTGTTTTCTACTAACTGAGCACTTTAACAATGATACAATTATATTGCAGGGTCATCTTTTTTATTGCATTACTTATAGATAGGACAACTAACCTGCAGTTAAGTCCATCAAATGCAGAGTCAAGACAAGAGCGAGAGTCAAGTTCAGTCtgtaaatgttgcatttaatttaattatgCACATTACAGCATGACACAGCCAAAGTGCTTCATGCGTGTGAAGCAGGGTCATGACTTTATGTAAACATACAGAGATCTTCGCTATTAAATCATTGATATCTGCGTTGAGATGACAGGCGGAGAGGTCATGCAGCTTTTTGTAATACCCACACATTCACTCACACACCCTTTTTCCAATACTCGCTTGTTTTCCTTGGGAGCAGCAGATAGGCTATATGTGACTCCCTGTTGCTCTCTGGGATTGACCATTTTCAAATCGAGTAGCTGGTTCATCTCTTTTAGAAGTGAGGTTTGATGTGATGATGAAGGATTACGCTGGAACCTGCAGCTTCATCAAAGAACAGCCGTTGTTGTGATTgtttgtttgcatgtgtgtCCTCTGAGGGAAACCTTCTGACTTTTTATTGTAATAGTTTATTAGCTGAAACTGATTAACATGGTCACGAGGGGTATTATTTACATGTCGCTGGGAGTTGATTGTTTTCATGGAGCCAGTGTGTTTGCCAAAATGTGTAGTTCCCTAAATTCCCTTCAACCGGAGCTCTGTGTAGGAGAAAGAGAGATGCATGCCCCATATCAATGTTGGCAACTTTTGTTGAGGTGGTGTCGTTGCCTCTGATAGAGGAAAGCTAAATAAATGTTGCAGCAAGTAGGGTTTTTGAGATGTAGGTCACTGATGTTTCATATCTTCTGACAGTGTGCTGCTTGGTGACTCAAGGTTGTTGGGTGCTTATTGTTAGAAACTTTAatcagcagtatttagaaaatgGGTCCTAATATGTTCAGACAGTTTGACATATTTGAATTCATTCTGCAAATGGTCTTTTATCAGTAGGGCTTCACAATATATTGCTTTTTTGCCATCGAAAATATCAACTTGTGCGCTAAACGATCCCATTAGGACTGATTTCAAGTTGATGACAATTATATAAATGTTATGCTTATTGTTCATGATTTATTATTCTGTTTATCAACATAATTATTTTATAAATTCAGTTCTAATATCTCAGCCTCAtatccctcctggtctcttaaTTTTTGATTATTCTGAAATGTCTGTTTTACACGCCATGTTACAGTTTAGTGTTCCCTTTTTTGTTCTTAACATATAGTCAAACGTTCTCCTGTTTGGCTCATTATCTACCTAATTTTTGGTGTTGTACATTATATCACCGTTATGATTTCACAGATTTGTCCGGGTGGTGGGGGTTGTTGATGATTGAAGGGTCTCCGGGTCTGCTTTTGTGGGTGTGGTGGAGTCGGAGTTTGAGGGCATTAATGcaacaggaagtgtgtgtgtggtgtcgtggtgtgtgtgtgtgtgtgtgtgtgtgtggtgtgtgtggtgtgtgtgtgtctgtggtgtgtgtgtgtgtgtgtgtgtgggtgtgtgtgtggtgtgtgtgtgtgatgtgtgtgtgtgtgctgtggtgtgtgtgtgtgtgtgtgtgtgtgtgtcgtgttgtgtggtgtgtgtggtgtgtgtggtgtgtcgtgtgtgtgtgtgtgtgtgtgtgtggtgtgtgtgtgtatgtgtgtgtgtgtgtgtgtgtgtgtgtgtgtgtgtgtgtgtgtgtgtgtgtgtgtgtgtgtgtgtgtgatctcaaTACTGTCCATCTAATCCCCCCCACTCAGTCCCAGCTCACAAACTGCTCTGTGCGGGGCCAAATCCACATTCTTCAGTCCTCCCCTGGACCTAAAGTGCCTTTCTCTCCCCCTTCCTTGTTACCCTTTTTACAATCCCCATCTCCATAGCTCTTCACTTGCCATGCAATCACCCAGTCACCGCAGCGCTGGTGGTTTCATTAGCTTGTCGCATCACTGTCATTGTTCTGGCAGAGAGACGCCCAAAAAATGTTGCCCCCCTCTTCTGGCACAAAACCTTTTGAGATGAGTCGGCCTGGGCAGCTTTATCGCTTGCTGTGGTCCTCAGGGAGCGTCCCGACACCGTCCAGCTTTGTGTTTGTCCAGAACAAGTGTTCAGCTTTGCTCTCTTTAGAAGAGAGTCCACACACTCCAACATAGAGATTAAGAGTTTTTTTGTTCAAGGCGGAATCAGAAACTAATAAATAATGGCCTCTTGGTTTAATCTCAATACGTGCCATGTTTTGATTGTTTCTGAAGAAACCTCAGATAATGTCCTTTTAGGCACTATAGCCGATCATTTACTTGATTGCTTTGTGTTAAGTTTAGTAATATCTTAAATTAAAACAATCTCAAATGacttaaaaaaagaaagcaaAAGAGGTTTAAATGTTTAATTAACTCTAGATATTTCCTAGAGCTGAATTAACTGATAAATtaagtagggatgcacgataattatcggcccgatattaggaattatgacgtcatcccgataaacccgataccagtattaatagcctcgataatatacaatatattttttgggtaaaa contains:
- the LOC117441245 gene encoding alkaline ceramidase 1-like; translation: MAGVFSYESSEIDWCEDNYKQSEHIVEYFNTISSFFFFIISPIMLYLLHPYAKERNLAIHMVWTMMIFVGLFSAYFHMTLSFVGQMLDELSILWVLAMVYVVWFPRRLFPFFIKDRSTFSNLVLVITIVSTLSSFVKPTANAYVLNCFGIHMVYMLAVEMKCCTDQKALRLCKVSVALWVLAVSCWISDRFGCSFWQTLNFCYLHGIWHILIVIAVAYGTTLIAYLDASYEIPYSLPVLQYWPCDRWAVGIPHIVLKGTTKTQKRC